A portion of the Stigmatella aurantiaca DW4/3-1 genome contains these proteins:
- a CDS encoding beta-glucosidase: protein MSVTVYMVRPAILTHLQDKVGALLGNLGVSDTTLFDVLTGKAGPEGKLPFELPSSMDVPHDTAHPLYPTAHGLRY, encoded by the coding sequence ATGTCCGTCACGGTCTACATGGTCCGGCCGGCGATCCTGACCCACCTCCAAGACAAGGTCGGCGCGCTCCTCGGCAACCTCGGCGTGAGCGATACCACGCTGTTCGACGTCTTGACGGGCAAGGCCGGACCGGAGGGCAAGCTCCCCTTCGAGCTGCCCTCCTCCATGGATGTGCCTCATGATACGGCCCACCCGCTGTACCCCACCGCCCACGGCTTGAGGTACTGA
- a CDS encoding RtcB family protein: MQPNLNRLLRALAREGLEVAYDGRLYTLRLQGDANAPPAEVLLPPDLPVEGKAFRQLAQLAALKHPGGGAVLRVRATPDFHPGDSGVAIGSVLHTQGMVVPGAVGTDINCGMRLHVADLSVDTFLSRRGDFVERMKGHYFFGTRDVAMSSRAAEALLRDGIPGWLLETMEHPLGCAARADLSQLDRESTRIHLGGALEGTPAWAPVGYLKSDVVRDAGLATIGGGNHFVEVQRVESIRDRTRAWEWGVREGQLAFMIHSGSRDMGKHVGGAWQDRARAAWPAGKPFPDSGILPLSEPALVAEYLRAEATAANYAFLNRLLLAELLRHTLRELFGDVEAPLIYDVPHNITLPWEGGWLARKGACPAEADQPVIIPGSMGAPSYLMVGCGETRALASASHGAGRARSRFSMARGGADRRDEALGLTGVDCITLRAERRIEEAPAAYKPIGPVVASQVEAGIVREVARLSPLLTFKA; this comes from the coding sequence ATGCAGCCGAACTTGAACCGGCTCCTGCGAGCGCTTGCTCGCGAGGGGCTTGAGGTGGCCTACGACGGCCGCCTCTACACCCTCCGCCTCCAGGGAGATGCGAATGCACCCCCGGCCGAGGTGCTCCTCCCGCCGGACCTGCCCGTGGAGGGCAAGGCTTTCCGTCAACTCGCCCAGCTGGCCGCCTTGAAACACCCGGGCGGTGGCGCTGTCCTGCGGGTGCGCGCCACCCCCGACTTTCACCCTGGAGACTCCGGGGTGGCCATCGGCTCGGTGCTGCATACCCAGGGCATGGTGGTTCCTGGCGCGGTGGGGACCGACATCAACTGTGGCATGCGCCTGCATGTCGCCGACCTGAGCGTGGACACGTTCCTCTCGCGCCGGGGCGACTTCGTGGAGCGGATGAAGGGCCACTATTTCTTCGGCACCCGGGATGTGGCCATGTCGTCGCGTGCCGCCGAGGCGCTCCTGCGCGACGGCATCCCGGGATGGCTGCTGGAGACAATGGAACACCCCCTGGGCTGCGCGGCGCGGGCGGACCTCTCCCAGCTCGATCGCGAGTCCACCCGGATTCACCTGGGAGGAGCCCTGGAGGGAACGCCTGCCTGGGCGCCCGTGGGGTACCTCAAGTCCGATGTCGTGCGGGACGCGGGGTTGGCCACCATCGGTGGGGGCAACCACTTTGTCGAGGTGCAGCGCGTGGAGTCCATCAGGGATCGGACGCGGGCGTGGGAGTGGGGCGTCCGGGAAGGGCAGCTCGCCTTCATGATCCACTCGGGCTCGCGTGACATGGGCAAGCACGTGGGAGGGGCGTGGCAGGACCGGGCGCGGGCGGCGTGGCCTGCGGGAAAACCCTTTCCGGACAGCGGCATCCTGCCGTTGTCGGAGCCAGCCTTGGTGGCGGAGTATCTCCGGGCCGAGGCCACCGCCGCCAACTACGCCTTCCTCAACCGGCTGTTGTTGGCGGAACTGCTGCGGCACACCTTGCGTGAGCTGTTTGGCGACGTCGAAGCCCCGCTGATCTACGACGTGCCCCACAACATTACCCTGCCGTGGGAGGGGGGCTGGCTGGCGCGCAAGGGAGCGTGCCCCGCGGAGGCGGATCAGCCCGTCATCATCCCCGGGTCCATGGGGGCCCCCTCCTACCTGATGGTGGGCTGTGGAGAGACAAGGGCCTTGGCCTCGGCCTCGCATGGGGCGGGGCGGGCGCGCTCGCGCTTCTCCATGGCCCGGGGAGGCGCGGACCGGCGGGACGAGGCCTTGGGGCTCACCGGCGTGGACTGCATCACCTTGAGAGCGGAGCGCCGCATCGAGGAGGCTCCTGCCGCATACAAGCCCATTGGCCCGGTGGTGGCCTCACAGGTGGAGGCGGGGATTGTCCGTGAGGTCGCACGGCTGTCCCCCCTGCTGACCTTCAAGGCGTAA